CGCCGTCGAACCCGCACCGATCGCCGTCGAACCCGCACCGGTGCCCGTGCCGCTCACGTCGATCTTCGCCGAGCCCGAGCCCGACCCCGAGCCGGAGCCCACGTCAGTCTTCGCCGAGACCGAACCCGTCGATGAGCCGAGTCCTGCCCTCTGGGCCGAGGTCCCGCCGCTGGAGGCGGACCCGCAGCCCGAGGACACCCCTGAGGAACTGCCTGAGGACCTGCCCGAGGACGACGAGCCGCTGACCGACACCGCGACGGTCCTCGCCCCGCCGCCTGTGCCGCACTCCCCGGAGGTACCGATCCCGGACCCGAGCGGCGCCACCGTGCTCGCCGGCTTCTGCCTGAACGGTCACGCGACCGGCGCGTACGCGCCGACGTGCCGGGTCTGCGGCGACGATGTCCCGGAGCAGAGTCCGCGTTCCATCCCGCGCCCGTCGCTGGGCGCCCTGGTGCTGGCCAACGGCGAGAAGGTCGACCTGGCACGCAGCGCGATCCTGGGTCGTGCGCCGCACGTCCCCGGGGACGCCGACGAGGAGCCGCAGCTGGTGAACCTCGCCGCCTATGGTCGTGACATCTCCCGCCAGCACGCTGAGGTGATCGTGCACGGCTGGAGCGTGTTCGTGCGCGACCTCGGCTCGGCCAACGGGACCCGGATCCGCACCCACGACGGCCAAGTGCTCGCACTCACGCCCGGCGTGGCAGTGCCGCTGGCGCCGGACGGCGTGATCGAGATCGCCGAGGTCACCACGTTGGAGTACCGGACCGCGGGCTGACGTCTGCTGGATCCCGGGGGCTCAGCGGCCCCCGAAGGGGACACCCAGCTCAGCCAGCTTGGCCTCACCGCCGTCGATCGCGGTCAGGACCCACGGACCGCGCTCGGTCAGCGTGAAGGTGTGCTCGAAGTGGGCGGCCCAGGACTCGTCGGTCGTGACGATCGTCCAGTCGTCCTCGGCCACCAGGGTGTGCTTGCTGCCCAGCGTGACCATGGGCTCGACCGCGAGTGCCAGACCGAGCTCGAGCTTGGGTCCCTTGCCGGGCTTGCCGTAGTTCGGCACGTTGGGCGGCTGGTGCATCTCGGTGCCGATCCCGTGGCCCGTGTAGTCCTCGAGGATCCCGTAGTCGCCGTGGCGGCGTACGTGGGCCTCCACCGCGTGGGAGATGTCCGAGACCCGTCCCCCGAGTCGCGCGGCGGCGAAGCCGGCCCACATCGATCCCTCGGTGACCTCCATCAGCGTCTGCACCTCGGCAGGGACCTCCCCGACCGCGACCGTGATGGCCGCGTCGCCGTGCCACCCGTCGACGATCGCGCCGCAGTCGATCGAGATGACGTCGCCGGCGGCGAGCACGCGCTCCCCCGGCACCCCGTGCACCACCTCGTCGTTGACCGACGCGCAGATGCTGCCGGGGAACGGCGGGTGCCCGTAACCCTTGAAGGAGGGGATGCCGCCGCCCGACCGGATGTTGTCCTCGGCGATCGCGTCGAGCTCAGCCGTGCTGATCCCGACCCGTACGGCGGCGCGCAGCACCTCGAGCGTCTCCCCGACCAGGAGCCCGGCCACCCGCATCTTCGCGATCTGCTCGGGAGTCTTGATCTCGATCCCGCGGTCGCGCCACCCCATCTGGGACTAGCTCTGGTGGACGCTGGCGAGCGCGTCGAAGATGCGCTCGGTGACCTCGTCGACCTCGCCGAGGCCGTCGACCTCGATCAGCAGCCCGCGCTCCCGGTAGACCTCGATGAGCGGCTCGGTCTGCTCGGCGTAGACCTCCTGGCGACGGCGGATGACGTCCTCGGTGTCGTCCGCACGTCCCTCGGTGAGGGCCCGCTGGAGCAACCGCGCGACGAGCTCGTCGGGGTTGACCGTCAGCACGACGACCGCGTCGAGGGAGTGACCGGTGAACTCGATCATGCCGTCCAGCTCGGTCACCTGCGCCAGGGTGCGCGGGTAGCCGTCGAGCAGGAACCCGGGCTTGGCGTCGTCCTCGTCGATCCGGTTGCGGACCATGAGGTTGGTGACCTCGTCGGGCACGTACTCGCCGGCGTCCATGTAGCGCTTCGCCTCGACGCCCAGCTCGGTGCCCTGCGACACGTTCGCGCGGAAGATGTCACCGGTGGAGATGGCGGGGATGCCGAACTTGTCCGCCACGTAGCGCGCCTGGGTGCCCTTGCCGGCTCCCGGCGGGCCCATCAGGATCAGTCTCATCGCAGGAAACCTTCATAGTTGCGCTGCTGCAACTGGCTCTCGATCTGCTTCACGGTGTCGAGTGCGACACCGACCATGATGAGCAGGGAGGTGCCACCGAACGGGAAGTTCTGGTTGGCGTTGACCAGCACGAGCGCGATGAGCGGGATCAGTGCGATGAGACCCAGGTACAGCGCGCCCGGCAACGTGATGCGGGAAAGGACGTAGTTGAGGTACTCCTCAGTCGGCTTGCCCGCCCGGATCCCGGGGATGAAGCCTCCGTACTGCTTCATGTTGTCGGCGACCTCTTGGGGGTTGAAGGTGATCGCGACGTAGAAGTAGGTGAAGAAGATGATCAGCAGGAAGTAGAGCGCCATGTAGTACGGGTGGTCGCCCTTGACCAGGTGCGCGCTGATCCAGGTGAGGACCGGGTTCGTCGACCCGGTGTTGAACTGGACCGCCATGGCGGGCAGGTAGAGCAGGCTGGAGGCGAAGATGACCGGGATGACGCCGGCCTGGTTCACCTTGAGCGGGATGTAGGTCGAGGATCCGCCGAACATCTTGCGGCCGACCATCCGACGGGCGTACTGCACCGGGATCCGGCGCTGCGCCTGCTCGATGAAGATGACTCCGGCGACGACCACCATGCCGACGATGATCACGCCGCTGAAGACCCAGGGGCCCTGGTCCTTCTGCACGTTCCAGAGGGCGACCGGGAAGGTCGCGACGACCTGGGTGAAGATGAGGATCGACATGCCGTTGCCGATGCCGCGGTCGGTGACGAGCTCACCGAGCCACATGATGACGGCGGTACCCGCGGTCATCGTGACGACCATGATGGCCGCGGTCCGGAAGTCGTTCTTGTAGAGGACGTTGTCGCAGTTCTGCAGCAGGTTGCCCGACCGCGCGAGCGCCACGATGCCGGTCGCCTGCAGGATCGCCAGGGCGAGCGTGACGTACCGGGTGTACTGGGTGATCTTGGCCTGGCCGGACTGGCCTTCCTTCTTCAGCGTCTCGAGCCGCGGGATGACCACGACGAGCAGCTGGAGGATGATGCTCGCAGTGATGTACGGCATGATGCCGAGCGCGAAGATGGTCAGCTGGAGGAGCGCTCCACCGGAGAACAGGTTGATCAGGCTGTAGATGCCGTCGTCCTTGACCGCGTCGAAGCAGGCCTGGACGGCGGTGGTGTTCACGCCCGGCGCCGGGATCTGCGACCCGAGCCGGAAGACCGCCACGATGAGCAGGACGAACAGCAGCTTCTTGCGCAGGTCCGGGGTTCGGAATGCGTTGGCGAATGCGCCTAGCATTGCTCCTCTTTCGGTCTTTGATGAACGACTGTGGCCGGTCGTTCCCGCGGCGTTGCGCGCGAACTCACCGAGCCGTGAGAGCCTAACAGGGCAGAGGGATCGCACACCCGTGAAGGTGGCGGATCGCCTCTGCCCCGATAGACACGGTTCAGCGTTGCTCCAGCTCTCAGAGCTCGGTCGCGGTACCGCCGGCGGCCGCGATCTTCTCCTTGGCCGATGCCGAGAACTTGTCAGCGGTGATCTGGACCTTGACGGTCAGCTCGCCGTCGCCGAGGACCTTGACGAGCTGGCCCTTGCGGACGGCGCCCTTGGCCACCAGGTCGGCGACGGTGATGTCGCCACCCTTCGGGAACAGGGCGCTGATCCGGTCGAGGTTCACGACCTGGAACTCGACCCGGAACGGGTTCTTGAAGCCCTTGAGCTTGGGCAGACGCATGTGGATCGGCATCTGGCCACCCTCGAAGGCAACCGGGACCTGGTAGCGAGCCTTGGTGCCCTTGGTACCGCGGCCGGAGGTCTTACCCTTCGAGCCCTCACCACGACCCACGCGGGTCTTGGCGGTCTTGGCACCCGGAGCGGGACGCAGGTGGTGCAGCTTGAGCGGCATGTCAGTTCACTTCCTCGACCGTCACCAGGTGACGGACCGTGTGGACCATGCCCCGGAACTCCGGGCGGTCCTCCTTGACGACCACATCGTTGATCCGCTTGAGACCCAGCGAGCGCAAGGTGTCGCGCTGGTTCTGCTTGAGACCGATGAGGCCCTTCTTCTGCGTGATCCGGAGCTGAGCCATCAGGCCGTCACCTCCGCCGCCGCAGCCGCGTTCGCGTCGGCGATGCCCTCCGCACGTGCCCGCAGCAGAGCCGCCGGGGCCACCTGCTCGACCGAGAGGCCACGGCGAGCGGCCACGGACTCGGGCTCCTCGAGCATGCGCAGCGCCTCGACGGTCGCGTGCACGATGTTGATCTGGTTGGACGAACCGAGCGACTTGCTCAGCACGTCGTGGATGCCGGCGCACTCGAGCACCGCACGCACCGGACCACCGGCAATGACACCGGTACCGGGGGCCGCGGGGCGCAGGAACACGACGCCGGCGGCCTTCTCGCCCTGGACCGGGTGCGGGATGGTGCCCTGGACGCGCGGGACCTTGAAGAAGTGCTTCTTGGCCTCCTCGACACCCTTGGCGATCGCCGCGGGCACCTCCTTGGCCTTGCCGTAGCCGACGCCGACCATGCCGTCGCCGTCACCGACGATCACCAGGGCGGTGAAGCTGAAGCGACGACCACCCTTGACGACCTTGGCGACGCGGTTGATCGCGACGACGCGCTCGATGTACTGGCTCTTCTCCTGCTGACCGCCGCGACCACCGTCGCGGCCGCCGCGGCCGCCACCGGCGCGCTGGCCGCGCTGCTGGGATCCGCTCATCAGATAACTCCCTTGAATGTCATGTCTGCCATCAGAAGGTCAGGCCGCCCTCGCGAGCAGCGTCGGCAAGGGCCGCGATGCGACCGTGGTACTTGTTGCCGGCGCGGTCGAAGACGACCTCGCCCACGCCCGCGGCCTTGGCGCGCTCGGCGACGAGCTCACCCACCTTGCGGGCCTTGGCGGACTTGTCGCCGTCGAAGGCCCGGAGGTCCTTCTCGGTGGTCGACGCGAACGCGAGGGTCTTGCCGACCAGGTCGTCCACGACCTGCACGGTGATGTGCTTGGAGGACCGGGTGACCACCAGGCGCGGACGCTCGGCGGTGCCGTGCAGCTTCTTGCGGCCACGGACCTGACGACGCAGGCGCGACGCGGTACGAGCAGCAGTGTGCTTGTTGTTCTTCAGCGAGATCGCCATGTCACTTACCGGCCTTTCCGACCTTGCGGCGGATGTGCTCGCCTGCGTAGCGCACGCCCTTGCCCTTGTACGGCTCGGGCTTGCGCAGCTTGCGGATGTTCGCCGCAACCTCGCCGACCAGCTGCTTGTCGATGCCGACGACACCGAGCTTCGTCTGGGACTCGACGGCGAAGGTGATGCCCTCGGGAGCCTTGAAGTTGATCACGTGCGAGTAGCCGAGCTGGAACTCCAGCTCCGTGGGGCCCTTGGAGAGCACCCGGTAACCGACCCCGACGATCTCGAGCTTCTTCTCGAAGCCGTCGGTGACACCGACGACCATGTTGTTGATCAGCGTGCGGCTGAGGCCGTGAAGAGCCTTGCTCCGGCGCTCGTCGTTCGGACGCTGCACCTCGAGGGTGCCGTCCTCCGACTTCACGACCGTGATCGGCTCCGCGACCGTGTGGCTCAGGGTGCCCTTGGGGCCCTTGACCGTCACGACGCTGCCGTCCAGCTGGACGTCCACCCCGGAAGGAACCGGGACGGGAAGCTTGCCAATGCGCGACATTGCTTTCTCCTCCTCGTGTTTCCGGGTTACCAGACGTAGGCGAGGACTTCCCCACCCACGCCCTTCTTGTTGGCCTGGCGGTCGGTGAGCAACCCCTGGCTGGTCGAGATGATCGCCACGCCGAGGCCACCGAGGACCTTGGGCAGGCCGGTGCTCTTCGCGTACACGCGCAGACCGGGCTTGCTGATGCGGCGGACGCCGGCGATCGAGCGCTCACGGCTGCGGCCGTACTTGAGCTCGATGGTCAGGGTCTTGCCGACGGCCGGCTCGCCCTTCTCGTCCACGTTGTCGGCGACTTTCCAGGAGGTGATGTAACCCTCCTGCTGGAGGATCTCCGCGAGGCCCTGCTTCAGCTTGCTGTAGGGCATGGAGACCGAGTCGTGGTACGCCTGGTTGGCGTTGCGCAGACGCGTCAGCATGTCTGCGATCGGGTCAGTCATTGTCATGGTGTGTGTTTCCTTCTCGAAGTGGTTTCGCGCGGTTCACGACCGGGCGACCTGTTTCGTTGTGGGTTCGGGTGCTGTTACCAGCTCGACTTGGTGACGCCGGGCAGCTCGCCGCGGTGGGCCATCTCGCGCAGGCAGATCCGGCACAGGCCGAACTTCCTGTAGACGGCCTTGGGCCGGCCGCAGCGCTGGCAGCGGGTGTAGCCGCGCACCTTGAACTTCGGCGTCTTCGCGGCCTTGACCTTGAGTCCAGTCTTCGCCATGTCAGTTCTCCTTGAACGGGAAGCCGAGCTGCTTGAGCAGCGCCCGACCCTCGTCGTCGTTGGTGGCGGTGGTCACGATGGTGATGTCCATCCCTCGCGACCGGTCGATCTTGTCCTGGTCGATCTCGTGGAACATGACCTGCTCGGTGAGACCGAAGGTGTAGTTGCCGCGACCGTCGAACTGCTTGCCGTTGAGGCCACGGAAGTCACGGATGCGCGGGAGCGCGAGCGCCAGCAGGCGGTCGAGGAATTCCCACATCCGGTCGCCGCGCAGCGTCACGTGGGCGCCGATCGGCATGCCCTCGCGCAGCTTGAACTGGGCGATGGACTTGCGCGCCTTGGTGACCTGCGGCTTCTGGCCGGTGATCGCGGTGAGGTCCTTGACAGCACCCTCGATCAGCTTGGAGTCGCGAGCAGCCTCGCCGACACCCATGTTGACCACGATCTTGGTCAGGCCGGGGACCTGCATGACGTTCGCGTAGCCGAACTCCTCGCGCAGGGCGGGGAGGATCTCGGAGCGGTAGCGCTCCTTCATCCGCGGGATGTTGGTCGTCTCAGTCATCAGATCTCATCTCCGGTCTTCCGCGAGATGCGGACGCTCCGGTTCGCCTTGTACGTCGAGCCGTCGGGGCGGGTCTTGGTGACCTCGACCCGCTTGAACCCGATCCGGGTCACGCCCTTGCCCTCGATCAGCATCACGTTGGACACGTGGATCGGGGCCTCGGTCGTGATGATGCCGCCGGTGTTGCCGGCACGCCCACCCTGGTTCATGACCTTGGTGTGCTTCTTGATCCGGTTCACGCCCTCGA
The DNA window shown above is from Marmoricola sp. OAE513 and carries:
- a CDS encoding FHA domain-containing protein, which produces MTDTYVSYTPGGWTLLARNGRYLLVEAVPTEAAVSRVWASWESGNDLAGAMSTVENELPQRRFCLIHVDGGTVHLAQDGVAAALDGRAVKAERAPVRVPVPDEGGMLTAAGDFGASGLQLPIEGGVVAAGAVFVVQVDSGDDVAPEAAPVSVEPEPVAVEPAPIAVEPAPVPVPLTSIFAEPEPDPEPEPTSVFAETEPVDEPSPALWAEVPPLEADPQPEDTPEELPEDLPEDDEPLTDTATVLAPPPVPHSPEVPIPDPSGATVLAGFCLNGHATGAYAPTCRVCGDDVPEQSPRSIPRPSLGALVLANGEKVDLARSAILGRAPHVPGDADEEPQLVNLAAYGRDISRQHAEVIVHGWSVFVRDLGSANGTRIRTHDGQVLALTPGVAVPLAPDGVIEIAEVTTLEYRTAG
- the map gene encoding type I methionyl aminopeptidase, with the translated sequence MGWRDRGIEIKTPEQIAKMRVAGLLVGETLEVLRAAVRVGISTAELDAIAEDNIRSGGGIPSFKGYGHPPFPGSICASVNDEVVHGVPGERVLAAGDVISIDCGAIVDGWHGDAAITVAVGEVPAEVQTLMEVTEGSMWAGFAAARLGGRVSDISHAVEAHVRRHGDYGILEDYTGHGIGTEMHQPPNVPNYGKPGKGPKLELGLALAVEPMVTLGSKHTLVAEDDWTIVTTDESWAAHFEHTFTLTERGPWVLTAIDGGEAKLAELGVPFGGR
- a CDS encoding adenylate kinase; translation: MRLILMGPPGAGKGTQARYVADKFGIPAISTGDIFRANVSQGTELGVEAKRYMDAGEYVPDEVTNLMVRNRIDEDDAKPGFLLDGYPRTLAQVTELDGMIEFTGHSLDAVVVLTVNPDELVARLLQRALTEGRADDTEDVIRRRQEVYAEQTEPLIEVYRERGLLIEVDGLGEVDEVTERIFDALASVHQS
- the secY gene encoding preprotein translocase subunit SecY gives rise to the protein MLGAFANAFRTPDLRKKLLFVLLIVAVFRLGSQIPAPGVNTTAVQACFDAVKDDGIYSLINLFSGGALLQLTIFALGIMPYITASIILQLLVVVIPRLETLKKEGQSGQAKITQYTRYVTLALAILQATGIVALARSGNLLQNCDNVLYKNDFRTAAIMVVTMTAGTAVIMWLGELVTDRGIGNGMSILIFTQVVATFPVALWNVQKDQGPWVFSGVIIVGMVVVAGVIFIEQAQRRIPVQYARRMVGRKMFGGSSTYIPLKVNQAGVIPVIFASSLLYLPAMAVQFNTGSTNPVLTWISAHLVKGDHPYYMALYFLLIIFFTYFYVAITFNPQEVADNMKQYGGFIPGIRAGKPTEEYLNYVLSRITLPGALYLGLIALIPLIALVLVNANQNFPFGGTSLLIMVGVALDTVKQIESQLQQRNYEGFLR
- the rplO gene encoding 50S ribosomal protein L15, with the translated sequence MPLKLHHLRPAPGAKTAKTRVGRGEGSKGKTSGRGTKGTKARYQVPVAFEGGQMPIHMRLPKLKGFKNPFRVEFQVVNLDRISALFPKGGDITVADLVAKGAVRKGQLVKVLGDGELTVKVQITADKFSASAKEKIAAAGGTATEL
- the rpmD gene encoding 50S ribosomal protein L30, whose protein sequence is MAQLRITQKKGLIGLKQNQRDTLRSLGLKRINDVVVKEDRPEFRGMVHTVRHLVTVEEVN
- the rpsE gene encoding 30S ribosomal protein S5, which translates into the protein MSGSQQRGQRAGGGRGGRDGGRGGQQEKSQYIERVVAINRVAKVVKGGRRFSFTALVIVGDGDGMVGVGYGKAKEVPAAIAKGVEEAKKHFFKVPRVQGTIPHPVQGEKAAGVVFLRPAAPGTGVIAGGPVRAVLECAGIHDVLSKSLGSSNQINIVHATVEALRMLEEPESVAARRGLSVEQVAPAALLRARAEGIADANAAAAAEVTA
- the rplR gene encoding 50S ribosomal protein L18 produces the protein MAISLKNNKHTAARTASRLRRQVRGRKKLHGTAERPRLVVTRSSKHITVQVVDDLVGKTLAFASTTEKDLRAFDGDKSAKARKVGELVAERAKAAGVGEVVFDRAGNKYHGRIAALADAAREGGLTF
- the rplF gene encoding 50S ribosomal protein L6 codes for the protein MSRIGKLPVPVPSGVDVQLDGSVVTVKGPKGTLSHTVAEPITVVKSEDGTLEVQRPNDERRSKALHGLSRTLINNMVVGVTDGFEKKLEIVGVGYRVLSKGPTELEFQLGYSHVINFKAPEGITFAVESQTKLGVVGIDKQLVGEVAANIRKLRKPEPYKGKGVRYAGEHIRRKVGKAGK
- the rpsH gene encoding 30S ribosomal protein S8, which encodes MTMTDPIADMLTRLRNANQAYHDSVSMPYSKLKQGLAEILQQEGYITSWKVADNVDEKGEPAVGKTLTIELKYGRSRERSIAGVRRISKPGLRVYAKSTGLPKVLGGLGVAIISTSQGLLTDRQANKKGVGGEVLAYVW
- a CDS encoding type Z 30S ribosomal protein S14; this encodes MAKTGLKVKAAKTPKFKVRGYTRCQRCGRPKAVYRKFGLCRICLREMAHRGELPGVTKSSW
- the rplE gene encoding 50S ribosomal protein L5, with translation MTETTNIPRMKERYRSEILPALREEFGYANVMQVPGLTKIVVNMGVGEAARDSKLIEGAVKDLTAITGQKPQVTKARKSIAQFKLREGMPIGAHVTLRGDRMWEFLDRLLALALPRIRDFRGLNGKQFDGRGNYTFGLTEQVMFHEIDQDKIDRSRGMDITIVTTATNDDEGRALLKQLGFPFKEN
- the rplX gene encoding 50S ribosomal protein L24, whose protein sequence is MGVSIKKGDQVRVIAGKDKGAEGKVIRVLREENRVIVEGVNRIKKHTKVMNQGGRAGNTGGIITTEAPIHVSNVMLIEGKGVTRIGFKRVEVTKTRPDGSTYKANRSVRISRKTGDEI